The following are from one region of the Arachis duranensis cultivar V14167 chromosome 10, aradu.V14167.gnm2.J7QH, whole genome shotgun sequence genome:
- the LOC107468173 gene encoding phospho-N-acetylmuramoyl-pentapeptide-transferase homolog: MASHPRLPFPNHLPLPLPRSSSSLVLSPPSSFDYPALKLRPLAIQQHSSSSRRHFIHTSTRAVDDDSFDMPSPEEWTYLDDYENFPPPAAAESYVMSSSDGEDSDRDAFLTPVNDLELPAVSSSSASSNHKDSITVAAHRFATLSSERKKHRIKRGMIITVGLIIVLLVLLLYVDWCAWRIVRLPLSPFYLTRPFLLSAILVSFAGYVCVPIFRGFRAINVIKRQGPIRHRLRKRTPTLGGLFFVPIGIIVALLLVGSSSAEVSGAAGMTVAFAAVGLLNDILSLTKNHRRGLPALAELILEIAVGTWFSFWLDITSISSPYGMKMLVPLPPGLMYLGRYYHLLTSFSFVSVGHGIKLADALDGLAGGTAALAFTGMSIAVLPICSDLAIFGASMAGSCVGFLLHNRYKASVFMGNTGSLALGGALAAMAACSGMFFPLFISSGILVLEASSVIIQILHLNVTKGLQEAGWRFLRMPPFHYHLQLRGFREPNIVLGAYLISSVLALLGGYVGLISA; this comes from the exons ATGGCTTCACATCCACGCCTCCCCTTCCCCAATCacctccctctccctctccctcgATCCTCATCCTCCCTGGTCCTTTCTCCACCTTCATCCTTCGATTATCCCGCTCTCAAG CTACGTCCATTGGCTATCCAACAGCATAGCTCCTCTTCTCGACGTCATTTTATTCATACCAGTACCAGAGCCGTTGATGAT gATTCTTTTGACATGCCGTCTCCGGAGGAATGGACCTATCTTGATGATTATGAGAATTTCCCTCCTCCTGCTGCTGCCGAATCATACGTCATGTCCTCCAGTGATGGCGAAGACAGCGATCGTGACGCGTTTCTCACTCCGGTCAATGATCTTGAATTACCTGCTGTTTCTTCCTCCTCGGCTTCCTCCAATCATAAAGACTCTATAACCGTCGCTGCTCATCGTTTTGCAACTCTTAGCAGTGAACGCAAGAAGCATAG GATCAAACGTGGCATGATCATCACTGTGGGTCTTATAATAGTCTTGTTGGTGCTGCTCTTGTATGTAGATTGGTGTGCGTGGAGAATTGTTAGATTGCCCTTGTCTCCTTTTTATTTGACCCGACCTTTCCTCCTATCAGCCATTTTGGTCTCTTTTGCTGGCTATGTTTGTGTCCCTATTTTTCGTGGTTTTAGAGCTATCAATGTTATCAAGCGCCAAGGTCCCATTAGACATCGCTTGAGAAAAAGGACACCTACATTGGGTGGTTTGTTTTTTGTACCTATTGGTATAATTGTAGCTCTACTCCTTGTCGGTTCCTCATCTGCTGAAGTGTCTGGGGCAGCTGGTATGACAGTTGCATTTGCAGCGGTTGGTCTGCTTAATGATATATTAAGCCTCACCAAGAATCACAGGAGAGGTTTGCCTGCACTGGCAGAACTTATTTTGGAG ATAGCTGTTGGAACGTGGTTTTCATTTTGGCTGGACATCACTAGTATATCTTCCCCTTATGGCAT GAAGATGTTGGTACCACTTCCACCAGGCCTCATGTACTTGGGACGATATTACCATCTCTtgacttcattttcttttgtttctgtCGGACATGGCATTAAGTTGGCAGATGCTCTTGATGGACTAGCTGGTGGTACTGCTGCATTGGCTTTTACTGGAATGTCAATAGCCGTGCTTCCAATATGTTCTG ACCTCGCTATATTTGGAGCTTCAATGGCTGGGTCTTGCGTCGGATTTCTCCTGCACAACAGATACAAAGCATCTGTTTTTATGGGTAATACAGGATCTTTGGCACTTGGTGGCGCATTGGCTGCAATGGCTGCATGTAGCGGAATGTTCTTCCCACTTTTCATTTCATCTGGAATTCTCGTTCTTGAGGCATCATCAGTTATCATTCAG ataTTGCACTTGAATGTAACTAAGGGGTTACAGGAAGCAGGGTGGCGCTTTCTTAGAATGCCGCCCTTTCATTATCACCTTCAGTTACGTGGTTTCAGAGAACCAAACATCGTATTAGGTGCATATCTGATATCATCTGTGTTGGCTTTGCTTGGTGGCTATGTCGGTTTAATTTCAGCATAA
- the LOC107468177 gene encoding cytochrome P450 710A1 has product MSSASPLTPLLPYITCFIILLVLVEQIKYISKKRSIPGPSVVLPFIGNAIALVRNPTKFWDQQSSLAKSTTAGLSVNYIIGNFIVFIRDTELSHKVFANVRPDAFRLVGHPFGKKLFGEHNLIYMMGQDHKNLRRRIAPNFTPRALSTYTALQQITILNHLKSWVQLSHKAQAPIPLRVLARDMNLETSQTVFVGPYLTPKARQSFERDYYLFNVGLMKLPVDLPGMAFRNARLAVDRLAGTLATCTAMSKKRMENGEEPSCLIDYWMQDTLREIAEAQLAGDTSPPPYSSDAEIGGYLFDFLFAAQDASTSSLLWAVTLLDSHPDVLARVRDEVAGIWSPESDELITTDQLREMRYTQAVAREVVRFRPPATLVPHIAAVDFPLTENYVVPKGAIVFPSVYESSFQGFPEPDRFDPDRFSEERQEDQIYKRNFLAFGAGAHQCVGQRYALNHLVLFIAMFASLIDFKRDRTDGCDDIAYVPTICPKDDCRVFLSRRCVRYPSFPGH; this is encoded by the coding sequence ATGTCAAGTGCATCTCCTCTGACTCCCCTATTGCCATACATAACATGCTTCATAATCTTGCTGGTCCTTGTAGAACAGATCAAGTACATAAGCAAGAAGAGGTCTATCCCAGGGCCAAGCGTGGTCCTGCCCTTCATAGGAAACGCAATCGCATTGGTCAGAAACCCAACTAAGTTCTGGGACCAACAATCCAGCCTCGCCAAGTCCACCACCGCAGGACTCTCTGTGAACTACATCATCGGCAACTTCATAGTCTTCATAAGAGACACAGAGCTCTCCCACAAGGTCTTCGCCAATGTTAGGCCCGACGCATTCAGGCTCGTGGGCCACCCATTCGGTAAAAAGCTATTCGGTGAGCACAACCTCATCTACATGATGGGCCAAGACCATAAGAATCTCCGTCGTCGAATCGCACCCAACTTCACTCCAAGGGCTCTTTCCACATACACCGCGCTGCAGCAGATCACAATCCTCAACCATCTTAAGTCCTGGGTTCAGCTCTCACACAAAGCCCAAGCCCCCATTCCGCTCCGCGTTTTAGCCCGGGATATGAACTTAGAGACCTCTCAGACGGTCTTCGTTGGCCCCTACTTGACCCCCAAGGCCCGCCAGAGCTTCGAGAGGGATTACTATCTTTTCAACGTCGGTCTCATGAAGCTCCCCGTCGACCTCCCCGGCATGGCGTTCCGAAATGCCAGGCTCGCCGTCGATCGTCTTGCCGGAACCCTAGCTACCTGCACGGCTATGagcaagaagaggatggagaacGGAGAGGAACCTTCGTGCTTAATCGATTACTGGATGCAGGACACACTACGCGAAATCGCAGAGGCGCAGCTCGCCGGAGATACTTCACCTCCACCATATTCCTCTGACGCCGAGATTGGCGGATACCTCTTCGACTTCCTCTTTGCGGCTCAGGACGCGTCCACGTCGTCGCTTCTGTGGGCGGTGACGCTGCTGGACTCTCATCCTGATGTGTTGGCCAGGGTGAGGGACGAGGTCGCCGGAATCTGGTCGCCTGAGTCCGACGAACTAATAACGACGGACCAGTTGAGGGAGATGAGGTACACTCAAGCGGTGGCTCGTGAGGTGGTGAGATTCCGTCCGCCGGCGACTCTGGTGCCGCACATCGCGGCGGTGGATTTCCCGTTGACTGAAAACTACGTGGTTCCGAAGGGCGCGATCGTTTTCCCGTCGGTTTACGAGTCATCGTTTCAGGGATTCCCTGAACCGGACCGATTCGACCCGGACCGGTTCTCGGAGGAGAGACAAGAGGACCAGATTTATAAAAGAAACTTTCTGGCGTTTGGTGCCGGGGCCCATCAGTGCGTGGGCCAGAGGTATGCCTTGAATCATTTGGTTCTGTTCATAGCGATGTTCGCCTCGTTGATCGATTTCAAGAGAGACAGAACGGACGGCTGCGATGATATTGCATACGTCCCCACCATCTGCCCCAAAGACGATTGCAGGGTGTTCCTGTCTAGGCGTTGCGTACGTTATCCTTCTTTCCCTGGACACTGA